Genomic window (Lutra lutra chromosome 6, mLutLut1.2, whole genome shotgun sequence):
cagactagcttttaagggcaaaggccatgcggtcgggcctggccaggcacaggtggccaatgagattgtaacacacacaggaaatgccacagtgatgctaggtgaccaattgagttacaatttaccctagtaaacgtttgaaccagcctattacaccttaattgggattggcgcccaaaaggctcccaaagggtggggcccatactccttggtaaccagggagacagtatgcaacccccaaCTGACCGGTTGTCTCCaactggcctgacccacctttgtatctgggctttgttacctgaagctggtttctgggacttgtctccaagtaaatcccctgggggaaggggagcagggacagtttctaaatagatCATTACAGAATGACCtatgcattgaaaaaaaaaaaagattttatttatttatttatttgtcagagagagagagagagagagagagagcaggaatacggtgaagggctgagggagaagcagactccctattgagcagggaacccgatgtggaactcaatcctgggaccctgggatcataaccatATGTCGGTTATGGCagacataaccaactgagccacccaggcagccacatatgaaattttttttataatttaaaaagaatttttgttgACCAGAACAGAAATTAGCTGATATAAAGTCCACCCAGGaggaaaataacaattttaaggAGAGGCACCAAAATATCCTTAAAAGGAGTTTTTTTCCTAGACTGCCTGATTACTGCAATGTGGACTTTTGCCAGTGGTCTCACCTTTCACTAAACGAGCCTTGGGAAAATCCTCATTACCATTAAATGACCGCATCTTGGAGTCAGTgatgtttgtttttcaattttcatgCATTGGCTTGTTCCCACTAGCACCTGCAAATTATATTGGCTTAAGCAAACAAATCCATTAGAAGTGTACAAAGATTAATCTGGAAATAAGCCAGTTTCTTTTTACCACATCATGCCACAAACAAAAATAGTGCTACCAAATTTCTTAAGCCCTCTTGGTTTTTCACAGAACCAATGTGTAAAGGACACTACATCCCAGCAAGCTTTAGTGAAACACTCTTGTCACCACGTGGGCCAGGCTTGTAGTTAAAAAGGGCAATAGAGACAAGAGAAAGCCATCCTACCATTAGCTACCCTGGTACCTTTCTCTTTCCACCAGTGAAAAGGTATCTGTTTTAAGGCGCTAGTACCATACACCAGCAAGGGTAACATTCCAGCAAAGCAAACCCTCTTCAGCACTTACATTAACTATCAAAGCCGCGACATCTCACGCTGAAAAAATGGCTGGCCCTTAAGTGTCTCTGGGGTTCAATCCGAAGACATTTTGTCAGGATTTTTTGGAGCTCCAGctccaggggcagcagcaggcgcaCGGCCGTCTGGATCTCCCTGGACGTGATGGTCGAGCGCTTGTTGTAGTGCGCCAGGCGGGACGCCTCGCCCGCGATGCGCTCGAAGATGTCGTTGACGAACGAGTTCATGATGCCCATGGCCTTGGACGAGATGCCCGTGTCGGGGTGCACCTGCTTCAGCACCTTGTACACGTACACCGAGTAGCTCTCCTTGCGGCTGCGTTTGCGCTTCTGGCCGTCCTTCTTCTGCGCCTTGGTCACCGCCTTCCTGGAGCCCTTCTTCGGGGCTGGCAACAAACTTCCGTGGCTCTGGCATGACGAACAAAAACTAGGATTCTGAGATAAGAAATATGTGCCCTGCTTACAATGCTCATATTTTATGGCTCCTATGTGACCGAAGTGTTCAAAGAGACTTCGATTACATAAGTAAATCTAAACTGCAACATATTATGGATTTTACGTGTCTTTGTTTTGTCATTGGTTGCAAACTTCCAAATTGTATTAGCCAATCAAAAAGCGCAATTTACAATTCGGCTTGTAAGTATAATTGCTTCTCATTTGCTGGAAGGATTTGtatccccattttctttttcctttactgaGCATAACGGTTAGAGAGTATTAAAATGTCCGGTCGCGGGAAGCAGGGCGGCAAGGCTCGCGCCAAGGCCAAGACGCGCTCGTCGCGGGCGGGCCTGCAGTTCCCGGTGGGCCGCGTGCACCGCCTGCTCCGCAAGGGCAACTACTCGGAGCGGGTCGGGGCCGGAGCGCCGGTGTACCTGGCGGCCGTGCTCGAGTACCTGACGGCCGAGATCCTGGAGCTGGCGGGCAACGCGGCGCGCGACAACAAGAAGACGCGCATCATCCCGCGCCACCTGCAGCTGGCCATCCGCAACGACGAGGAGCTCAACAAGCTGCTGGGCAAGGTCACCATCGCGCAGGGCGGCGTGCTGCCCAACATCCAGGCCGTGCTGCTGCCCAAGAAGACCGAGAGCCACCACAAGGCCAAGGGCAAGTAAGTTGGAGAAATAGAATCTTAATTCACTGAGGGGTCCATTTTAAccaaaggctcttttcagagccacCCCCGTGCTCATTGAAAGGGCTTACATTTTCCTTACTAACTGTAGCTCATTTAAAATACTCTGCAGGATAGTTTATCAATTCAAGAATGGAAGTCAATTTTCCAACTCCTCACAGAGGTCAAACTAGCCATTCAGTTTAGagtactataaaaataaaagttgccaCCTACAAATTAAAATGGTATGTAGAGGTTGAGTCCACCTCAAAAGTATATGAATACTGGCCTCCTGGAGTCTTGGAAGCCATCCGTGAGATAATGGGAAGTGTAAATCTTGGTTTATGTTGAAAGTTCGATCTAAGTCTGGTTAGTGATCTACAGATTAATAAAAGTATACCTTTATTACTATATCCTATTGAAAGCAGTTGTTTTGTACCTTAGTGGACAAAATCATCTGGaagtgatactttaaaaaaagttaaccaATATCCAGCTCTACTGGGCTGGGCCTAATCCGGTGTCACCTGGACTACAATAGTATATGGCCTGGAATTTGTTGTTCTTTATACAGAGGTTTGTAATTCAGGTTCAGTATGACTCTAAAAAGATACACAGTGATGTTTTTGTACCATTTACACTTTGGGTGTCTTTTAACACCATTTTACACAACCTTCAGTTAGTGTAGAATGACTGTGTACTTAATGAGATATAGTAATATGCATGAAATTAACTCAGGGATAATGGTACATTTAGGagttatataaaaacattttgaataacCCGAGTTTGAACAGATTTCAAGAAATAGACCTGAAAGTAGTCTTTCTACACTCCAATGAGGGTAAAAAAATTACTTAGCCAATCACATCTCAAGGGCGttttttcaaaaagcatttaaagaaaagcaGTTACAGGGgccaaaacttaaaattttattcagccaggagcgcctgggtggctctgggttaaagcctctgcctccggctcagttcatgatcccagggtcctgggatcgagcccccatcaagccctctgctcagcagggagcctgctccccttcctctctgcctgcctctctgcctgcttgtgttctctgtcaaatagattaaaaaaatttttttattcagtcAACAAGATAAATCATTGGACTAATTGGTTATTAAATTATGCTTTCAAAATCCAAAGGACATTGTAAATAAACAGGTGAGGTAGATAAGAGATAACTGTAAATAAGGTAGACGCGAGAGTGTTGAAAACACCAGCAGTTAACAAGCAGATTGAAGGAATATGttagctccccccccccccccgttttttttctcttctatttttaatggaaaacattAGTTTTTGGTCTAAATGTAGTGGAGGTCATGTGATTCAGGGAGTGAATGTCACTACCACTATCTTCATTTGGAGCCCTAGGAAGCAAGTATTTGTCCAATCAGAATGAGTATCTACATCTAGTAGTAGAGTTTGGTAGGGTTTCATTTTTCCGTCAGCTACCTGTTGTGGTTAATTTGGGGATGGCTCGCACGAAGCAGACGGCGCGCAAGTCGACCGGCGGCAAGGCCCCGCGCAAGCAGCTGGCCACCAAGGCGGCCCGCAAGAGCGCGCCGGCCACGGGCGGCGTGAAGAAGCCGCACCGCTACCGGCCCGGCACGGTGGCCCTGCGCGAGATCCGGCGCTACCAGAAGTCCACCGAGCTGCTGATCCGCAAGCTGCCGTTCCAGCGGCTGGTGCGCGAGATCGCGCAGGACTTCAAGACCGACCTGCGCTTCCAGAGCTCGGCCGTCATGGCGCTGCAGGAGGCGTGCGAGGCCTACCTGGTGGGGCTCTTCGAGGACACCAACCTCTGCGCCATCCACGCCAAGCGCGTCACCATCATGCCCAAGGACATCCAGCTGGCGCGCCGCATCCGCGGCGAGAGGGCTTGAATTCTTCAGTGCCAGTGATGAGAGACTTTGAACCTTATGTTCCaaggctcttttcagagccaACGACCTTTTAGGTGAAAGATTGCTGTGTACTTATTCTAGGTTTCTTAAATTGTGGCAGAAACTGGAGAAACCAAGTACTACTACATTTTTGCATAAGGCTAATTGTGTGGCTGGGAAAGCGTCGTTGAAGTATTCTCAGCTAGCTAAACTCTTACTTCTTGGGCTTGGCCGCCTTGGCCTTCTTCGGACTCTTGGCCGCTTTCTTGGCGACAGCCGCCGCCGCGGGCTTCTTGGCCTTCTTGGGGGTCTTCTTGGCGCTCTTCTTGGGGGCGCTGGCCCCCGCGGCTTTCTTGGGCTTCTTGGCCGCCCCGGCCGCCTTCTTGGGCTTGGCCGCGCCCGCCTTCTTGGCCTTGGGCTTGGCCTCGCCGGAGGCCGCCTTCCTGTTGAGCTTGAAGGAGCCCGAGGTGCCGGTGCCCTTGGTCTGCACCAGGGTGCCCTTGCTCACCAGGCTCTTGAGGCCCAGCTTGATGCGGCTGTTGTTCTTCTCCACGTCGTAGCCGGCGGCCGCCAGCGCCTTCTTGAGCGCCGCCAGGGACACGCCGCTGCGCTCCTTGGACGCGGCGACGGCCTTGGTGATGAGCTCGGACACCGGGGGCCCGGACGCCTTGCGCTTGGCGGCACCGGCGGACTTGCGGGCCTTCTTCTTCACGGGCGTCTTCTCGGCGGGAGAAGGAGCGGGAGGCACGGCAGGTGCGGTTTCAGACATCGTGCGTTGGGATTCCTGAAGGGAAAAgcggaaaagaagaagaagaataaagtcTCGGAGTTGAGCTGCGCGGCCgacgtgcgtgtgtgtatatatacaaccaCGACGCCGCGCGCTGATTGGCTCCCGGCTCCGTCCCCAACTTGACAGCAACCGAGTCTCCGCTCTGTCCCGGAATTGTGTTTGTTACAActgaggaaagtaaaaaaaataaaatttcctgtgGAGGAATCACACCGGTTATATTCGGTAGCGAGGCGGGACACCTCATGCTTTGAGATCTTCAtgctttcttctttcagtttgCATCACGTTAGTCTCAGCTTTTTTCAAAAGCCCCTGACACGCTCAGAGATTCACAGGTCAGAGAGACAACTTCTCgattttcccttaaaatataaattcttcccTTTGTGCTTTCATCCTTTagctgtccatccatccattagcTGTCAGCTCATTCTGACACAAACTGTCATTACTTTGAAAAAGCTTTATCATTGCTTCTCATTCAATTTGGAGTGTTAGTTTGTGAGTTTCAGGATTTCAAGATTTGTCCAGGAGAATGGGGAATGCAGCAATATGTCATCCTCCTGGCATGGTTTTTAGTCCTGTGAACATAGATGGTGACAGAGGAAATCCAGGAAGGATATGAAAGAGAGTTAGACctctttatttgtttaaaaaaatcttttacttaTGGTGATTGAATTGGGGTTTAGGAATTAAAATATTCATGAGCTTTGGGGTACAGAAATCTGGCATGCCTGGGGAGTATAAACTTTGGTAACCTATTAATgtaatagaatgaaagaatatatacatGCAAGACACACATCCTCACACATCCACAGAACTCACTTGAGAGATGAGCAATATATGAAAAGCGTGTTTTATGTTTGCTACTAGATTTCTTACTTATCCAAGGAAATAAGGTTGTAAGAAACATAACTTATGTTTAATTTTGAATTGGGAATACATTTATAGTTGaaagtgatttaatttttattttcatcacttccaattctttctctttaatgtagtatgtttattttaaaacatatagcAATCTGTGTTCCCCTAtgacagtgaaagaaagaaatgctgggaAGGCACAGAGCAAAGCCTAAGAGGTGAGTGTTTCACCCTCCTCTCTGATCCCCTCAAAATCAAGAAATGACTGATTACTTCTTTCAGCACATTCAAGTGAACCATGAAAGTTAGTGTCACTAACTTAAATATGAACATGATTCAAATTGGTAAGAGGAGATGAACAATCGACTTCGTCTAAATCATTTTTACTTTGTGTATTCACTCGTTATGGAGCAAATGTATTCCTACTCCTCTTAACGTGGTTTGATTCATTATAGTTGGTTTTGAAGATTATTCATTGATAGCAATGAGGAGTGTGAATTCCAGAAAAGCTGAGCCATGGCAGGCTGTGGCAGTAGTTAGTGAATACAGGGAACAGAAGAACAAGAATTACATCTTGATGGGGGAAATAATAGAGAGGCAGTACCAAGAAGAGCTGTGTCTAGGCCGCGTCAATGTATGGAGTCTCCAAGGTACTGCCCCAGTCACTTTCATGGGCTCATGAGTTACTGAGTGGATAACTTCCAAGTCTCTCCCTTCAGGTCTGTCTTCTTGCCTAAATGTCAAACTTGTATTTTTGAATGCTTCTGGATGTTTCTGGATGTTTATGGATATTCTGGATATCGCACACCAGACTACACTCTCCTATAATCTCTACATAACCAAACTCACCATGTCATTTCCAATTGAAATATATCATTCACCTTGACATAGTTGTCAATTCTACATACAAacccccattcttttttattaattgagGCACACTTGAGTTCTTTGGGAACTTTTAGTCCATTGAAGGTCCAGAGGAAGTATGAAGTAAGTAGCCAGCTCCAATGACTACCAATGAGCTCTGAGTAGTCCAACTATGTCCCTCCTGAGACAGTCTTGATCCTCTCACCTCAATATACACAGAGGACGGATGCTTCAGCGACTATATTCTTATTAGAAATGGTAAATGAACTTGAAACTTACGGGGTTCACTTCACATGTTGAAGAACTAAAGGAACTCTGTCAACAAAGTGATCTTTCTGTAGTAAtgtagaggagagagaaaaaacacatgaCTGAGTAAGCATTAAGAGAATTACATTCAGGTAACTCTGCACAGTACTGATTAcatttaggagggaaaaaaatctcacaagTCTCATAGAGCAGAGCAAAATGGATCTGTTACTTCTCTTAAGTCAGATAAACAGGGGATAGAGCTGGTGACAATTCTGTTCTTGTGAGAGACCACTATGCTCATCCCAAAGGAATCTTTTTACACATCTagatagtacttttttttttaagtggcttttaaaaatgattttatgtatttagttgagattgagagggagagagagagaacatgtgtttttttttttttaagattttatttatttatttgacagacagagatcacaagtagacagagaggcaggcagagagagagagggaagcaggctccctgctgagcagagagcccgatgtgggactcgatcccaggaccctgagatcatgacctgagccgaaggcagcggcttaacccactgagccacccaggcg
Coding sequences:
- the LOC125102031 gene encoding histone H2A type 1-D isoform X2, producing MSGRGKQGGKARAKAKTRSSRAGLQFPVGRVHRLLRKGNYSERVGAGAPVYLAAVLEYLTAEILELAGNAARDNKKTRIIPRHLQLAIRNDEELNKLLGKVTIAQGGVLPNIQAVLLPKKTESHHKAKGKPNSENITGSRPLEVSLTKLNYCQD
- the LOC125102031 gene encoding histone H2A type 1-D isoform X3; its protein translation is MSGRGKQGGKARAKAKTRSSRAGLQFPVGRVHRLLRKGNYSERVGAGAPVYLAAVLEYLTAEILELAGNAARDNKKTRIIPRHLQLAIRNDEELNKLLGKVTIAQGGVLPNIQAVLLPKKTESHHKAKGK
- the LOC125102030 gene encoding histone H1.4-like, whose product is MSETAPAVPPAPSPAEKTPVKKKARKSAGAAKRKASGPPVSELITKAVAASKERSGVSLAALKKALAAAGYDVEKNNSRIKLGLKSLVSKGTLVQTKGTGTSGSFKLNRKAASGEAKPKAKKAGAAKPKKAAGAAKKPKKAAGASAPKKSAKKTPKKAKKPAAAAVAKKAAKSPKKAKAAKPKK
- the LOC125102031 gene encoding histone H2A type 1-H isoform X1, which produces MSGRGKQGGKARAKAKTRSSRAGLQFPVGRVHRLLRKGNYSERVGAGAPVYLAAVLEYLTAEILELAGNAARDNKKTRIIPRHLQLAIRNDEELNKLLGKVTIAQGGVLPNIQAVLLPKKTESHHKAKGNYLLWLIWGWLARSRRRASRPAARPRASSWPPRRPARARRPRAA